In Chitinivibrionales bacterium, one genomic interval encodes:
- a CDS encoding glycosyl hydrolase family 67 has translation MEPRQDFKLYIIDANAPLFNTRFSKNRTVNWSKAPFEHLERGGTIDKSVSTRVLQEYKNYVEQVALLGYNAISLDDVAHLVSIDFYPQKLRNTISDYKAFYSKFFDIASRLNLKIFLTTDIMFYNNYIDTYTRNKDSHNIHLLSIALKRLFKEFPQVNGVIFRIGESDGIDVHGEFNSRLIIKRPAQARRYIQSLLPVFESYNRLLIFRTWTLGAYPIGDLMWNPDTYHAVFDKITSKNFVISLKYGDTDFHRHLHLSPLFFESSHKKIIELQTRREYEGFGEFPSFVGFDYEKYYSQLSSCNSLIGIYAWCQTGGWSRFTRLSFQNKSSLWNELNTNAAIDIFRCGKSAEKAVEDFASRYFPDNDPSLLLRLVKLSDIVVKDLWYLPEYSRRTLYFRRIRIPPLFWVFWDTIIINHFVRKILRRFVHNRDEAIKEGYRALYKIKEIRRLGMQLGMDEQMFDFYFDTFEILALAREYFLGPWSPGLNIKIEKIIEHYERKYPSGFKIEKDFSPLTIRSFIIKAVFRMCLRPHAHYRPIDKFFLIKFTGWFYPLIKNIQHHRFPEFADKQAMGTQVLFK, from the coding sequence GTGGAACCCCGGCAGGATTTCAAGCTGTACATTATCGATGCCAATGCTCCGCTGTTCAATACGCGGTTTTCAAAAAACAGAACTGTCAACTGGTCAAAAGCCCCTTTCGAACATCTCGAAAGGGGCGGCACTATTGATAAATCTGTTTCAACACGTGTTCTCCAGGAATACAAAAACTATGTCGAACAGGTTGCATTACTGGGCTACAATGCCATTTCCCTCGATGATGTCGCGCATTTAGTTTCGATCGATTTTTATCCACAAAAACTTAGAAATACAATTTCAGATTATAAAGCGTTCTATTCCAAATTTTTTGACATCGCATCCCGGCTGAATCTGAAAATATTTCTCACCACCGATATTATGTTCTATAACAACTATATCGATACATATACACGCAACAAAGATTCACATAATATCCACCTGCTTTCAATTGCACTCAAACGGCTATTCAAGGAATTCCCTCAAGTTAATGGCGTGATTTTCCGGATAGGAGAATCGGACGGTATCGATGTCCACGGGGAATTCAACAGCAGACTCATTATAAAAAGACCTGCGCAGGCAAGACGATATATTCAATCGCTTCTGCCTGTTTTTGAGAGTTATAACCGCCTTCTGATTTTCAGAACCTGGACTCTCGGCGCCTATCCGATTGGGGATTTGATGTGGAATCCTGATACCTACCATGCGGTTTTTGATAAGATCACCAGCAAAAATTTTGTCATTTCTCTTAAATACGGCGACACGGACTTTCATCGTCATTTGCACCTCAGCCCGCTATTTTTTGAGAGTTCCCATAAGAAGATAATCGAACTTCAAACCCGAAGAGAATATGAAGGATTTGGGGAATTCCCATCCTTTGTAGGCTTCGACTACGAAAAATATTATTCTCAACTTTCTTCATGCAACAGCTTGATTGGTATTTACGCCTGGTGCCAAACCGGCGGCTGGTCCCGATTTACCCGGCTGAGTTTCCAGAATAAATCTTCACTCTGGAATGAACTCAATACAAACGCCGCGATTGATATATTCCGTTGTGGAAAAAGTGCCGAAAAGGCGGTTGAAGACTTTGCTTCCCGGTATTTTCCCGACAACGATCCTTCACTGCTCCTTCGACTCGTAAAACTATCGGACATCGTAGTTAAGGATCTCTGGTATCTGCCCGAATATTCCCGCCGGACCCTGTATTTCAGACGGATCAGAATCCCGCCCCTTTTCTGGGTTTTCTGGGATACAATTATAATCAATCATTTTGTAAGAAAAATCCTTCGGCGGTTCGTGCATAATCGTGATGAAGCCATTAAGGAAGGGTATCGGGCATTATACAAAATCAAGGAAATTAGACGTCTGGGCATGCAACTCGGTATGGATGAACAAATGTTCGATTTTTATTTTGATACCTTTGAAATACTCGCTTTAGCCCGTGAATATTTTCTCGGCCCATGGTCGCCCGGCCTGAACATTAAAATTGAAAAAATAATCGAACACTATGAACGGAAATATCCTTCCGGATTTAAAATCGAAAAGGATTTTTCTCCTTTAACTATTCGAAGTTTCATTATCAAAGCTGTTTTCAGAATGTGTCTGAGACCCCATGCGCACTACCGCCCAATCGACAAATTTTTTCTCATAAAATTTACCGGCTGGTTTTATCCGCTTATCAAGAATATTCAACATCACCGCTTTCCCGAATTTGCCGATAAACAGGCCATGGGGACCCAGGTACTGTTTAAGTAA